DNA from Haloferax volcanii DS2:
CGGCGTCGCCGTCGGTTGGGCTGCCGACCTCGTCGGGACAGATGTGAAGGTGCATGGATGTCTCGAGTTCACCGGCGTGGTTGACGTGGTCGTCAACGGCGCTCATCCACTCCCAGAGGAACACTTCGAGGTCAACCGTCGAGTCGTCGGCAACGGTACGCGTTAGGTTTCGGAGCGTCTCACCGTTTCCACCGTGGCCATTGACGAACACGACCGTCTCCACGCTCGAGTTCGACAACGAAGTGAGAATCTCATAGCTGTACCGCCGAAGCGTTTCCGCGGAGACCGATAGCGTCCCCGGGAAGTGACTATGATACGGTGCGATGCCGACTGGAATCGTCGGCAGGACGACCGAGTTGAGATCACTGCGCCGGCCAGCCTCGCTCGCCAGTTCCTGT
Protein-coding regions in this window:
- a CDS encoding creatininase family protein, with protein sequence MHLETSSWTDVKDAAPTVALLPVGSTEQHGPHAPVGTDTIIAQELASEAGRRSDLNSVVLPTIPVGIAPYHSHFPGTLSVSAETLRRYSYEILTSLSNSSVETVVFVNGHGGNGETLRNLTRTVADDSTVDLEVFLWEWMSAVDDHVNHAGELETSMHLHICPDEVGSPTDGDAATWDDTVDGGVVNRFTEEFSKNGAVGDATSASAEQGEQLFETATDALCSFLRRVDDL